CTCACTATTTTAAATTCCATGGCATCCGTAATGGAATTGATTCTGATATTTGGGATCCATATAATGATAACTTCATCCCGGTACAGTAACGATCATCGGTTATATTCATCATATTCCATaaccatgcattttatcaatttggATTCTGTAAAATGTGGGAGTCTTAGTACTGTCGTTGATGTTGTCAGCTCAACCTTTTGTGTCATTCTATTTCAGGTTTATTATACTTCTGAGAATGTTGTTGAAGGTAAGAGTTCTGCAAAAAGGGCATTGCAGGAGAGGCTTGGATTACATCAAACTGACGCCCCTCTGGTCGGAATCATTAGTCGGCTTACAGCCCAGAAGGGAATTCACCTTATCAAACATGCAATTTATCGAACTCTTGAGCGCAATGGACAGGTCTTATATTTGGCTTATAGATAACACATATGTTCAACTGCAAGCTTGCTatgcgtttttttttttttttttttttggcatttAACTTTGCCCAACTTTTCAAAACTAAAGCACATTGTCTTTCTTCAACAGGTGGTTTTACTAGGCTCAGCTCCAGATCCTCGCATACAAAATGACTTTATCAACTTAGCTAAAAAACTTCATGGTGAATTTGATGGCCGCGTGAAGCTTTGTTTAACTTATGACGAGCCATTGTCACATTTGGTTAGTCTCAGATTTTCTTTCAGTAGCCCCATACATTAGAACTGGCTTATCTGTGCTAAATAAAATTGATGCTCCTGGTGTAGATATATGCTGGCGCCGACTTCATTCTTGTCCCTTCCATTTTTGAACCTTGCGGTTTAACACAGCTTACTGCTATGCGATATGGATCCATCCCAATTGTTCGGAAAACTGGAGGTATTTTTATATCTTGACATCTCGATGGCATTGCATTTTATTGAATTGGTAGTTAGCAGTAAAAGACATGCTGTACATTATGTGCAGGCCTGTATGACACTGTTTTTGACGTCGACGATGATAAGGACCGGGCCCATGAGCAAGGCCTTGAGCCAAACGGATTCAGTTTCGAAGGAGCTGACAGCAATGGTGTAGATTACGCTCTGGATAGGCAAGTATAACCCATCACTCTGCTTTAGGGAAAATGTATAGCCCATCAGAATTGCACGCACTGTAATGGCACACATGGTGTTATTTATTCCCTCTCCATTTCAGGGCGATCACCACGTGGTACGACGCTCGCGATTGGTTCAACTCCCTCTGCAAGAGGGTAATGGAGCAAGATTGGTCCTGGAACCGGCCTGCTCTGGACTACATGGAACTGTACCATTCCGCCCGCAAGAACTGAGACTTTTGCTGACAACAAATGTCAAGTTCTGGGAGTGGGTTTGGCAGGTTCCATTGACATGCCAGTGTCTCGCTGCATATGCCGTTCCCTGGAAGCCATTCTTTCGGTTTATATGGGATTCAGAAGAAATATCGACTTCTACTTCTCCGGCATCTGCAAGACACTCAAGTGCGAGCTCTTTACTATATTCAGCGATCACGATACCCTAATCATGCACCACACGATGTCAAATGCGGCACATGGGAAGCTCATTCTGGCCAGAGTCTACCAGGTTTCGCGACTGTTGCAAATATGTTCCATCTTACGGTTCTATAGTCCTTCATGTGTACATATTGTGTAAGCTGACGATTAGCTTCTTAGGGTCGATGCTCCGTGTAGTAGTTGGTTTTCTGCCTCATCTGAATAATAAAGTGTCTATCAAATGGTGTATCACGTTGATATCTCAAACTCTGACCATTGTGAATATAACTTGTCTCCTTATATTTTCTTTTGGCATCTCAAAGACATACTGGCCCCCAACAGACTCGCCTTAGTTCAGTCGATCCTAGATGAAGCCTGTCAATGATCGTTAGCCGGTGCTAAGGCGCTACGTCAATTACCTTTACATGCTAGACCCCCTGATGTTAGCCTTGATGAGGAACTCTAGGTCTAACTAAGTTAGCCCTGTACAGTTttttctcttttcctttttccttttttgcTTTCTCTTCTTTTCGTTTTTGATAGCTTTGCTACTCTTATATGCTCCCGTCTTCTCGACGGCTTCTTCTAATATATAATGACGCATGCtttggcatgtgttcgagaaaaaatCTCAAAGACATACTATCACCATGATGTGGAAGCTATCCTTCAGATCAAGTTACTCCAGAGGCAGACGGAGGATTTTGTTGCTTGGCATTTCAAAAAAACACAGGTGTGTTCATTGTGAAAAGCGCATGGGTATGCAGCCAAAATCACAAGCTCTCAGTCGTGGTCAAAGCACTGCCAAACCAGATGGCGAAAGGAGCATATGGAACCAGGTTTGGAAGACGCCGATACCACAGAAGGTGCGGATTTTCACGTGGTGCCTAGCCACTGACTCATTGGCTGCCATCGGAAGCCTGTATCGCTGCGTATCGAGACCCAACATGCCTAGTCTGCAATACAGAGATCAAAGATGCCCACTAATCAACCACACCATGGTGTGTTGTGTTGTTGTGGAGGTTAGGTGTATCGGTATCTTCACGATATTACTatattttttttattaaaaaaatagCATGGTGCGCTGTACCCAGCCCGAGCCCTCCGCGATGGTATTCGCCAAGTATGAGATTTGCCCAAGGAGGATGCATTCAGATACACTGGTTGGAGCTGCTTCCTTTTCCTGCTTGATGGTTGTCACTACGGACATGCAGGTTAAGCTGCTGTTGCTACTTGCCATCATCGGAGTGATGGCAAGGCCTCCATTACTGTGTCCGTGCCGTTTCTTCGGAACTAGGAGTATGTTGTATCAATTAGGCCGGTAGTGCCAGAACCTGACAGGAAATGGAGGTCACATGTGGTGCCACCAGTAATGCTACATGTACCGACGATTTGTTACGGACTCCTGCTTAATTACGTGGTGGGCAGCGGCAACGCTTTTGATAGCCATAGGATCGCGCCCTTGCAGCATTGGCGTGCTATAACTGTTGCTCCGCCATAGCCGTTGCCTCCGTTGTAGCCGATCGAGTTTAACGATCCGAGCCTTAACGATCACGAGTTTAATGAGCCGAGCCTTAACGATACGAGCAGCTCGTTTGTCCACCCCTGGCTGCAGGGTAGCCGTGGCCATGGCTGCAGTCGTTCCTGGTGGTAACGTTGGACCATGTGGTGTCCGGGGTTTTAGATGCTGCATGTGTGAGTTGCAGCAAACAAAAAGTTTAGGCACACATGTACATGGATCAGATCAGCAAACTAAGAGGCATTATATTTGCAAAGAGATGTAGAAAGATCATCATGAACTGCACGAACGAACACCTGACCGAAGAACTACAATCTTTGACTATGCAATTCGCATCCATACCGTGTACAACAAATCAGATCAGTCTTCTCAAAGCCATCGACCACCAAAAGTAGTACTACATATAACCAATGATACTCCATAACAAATGCGTAGATTATATGGAGTATTAAAgatgaagcaatgtaaatgccaCCGCCACCGCAAGAAGAACGCAGGTGGACGACCGGCTAAGGTCTGTAGCTGCGGCGCTACGCCCATGGTGCTGGTTGCCATTGCCGGCGACTGTCCGAGGGTTAAACACGGGTGGCGTCTCAGGCATGCCGCGTCCGCGTTCGCTGCCTCCATTGCCATGTCCGCGGCCATGTCCACCATGGCCGCCATGACCACCACCGCCTTTTTTGACGGTAGCCATCAACATGTTCAATTGGTCAGCTCCTATAGGTTTTGCCATTTGTCAGTGTAAAGCTGTTAGCAGCGTATGAGAGaccgtaagaacagtaaatgagagAAGGTGCATGCGACTAGAAATTGAAGTTGGTCCATTTCATTTCCGGTCCATGAGCAATGTTGTTGCATTGCTCATGGACCGGAAATGCAAGGAGATTTTCAGTGTATACATATCTAATTTGGACATGGCAATATGGCATAGCTAGTAACCGTTCCCAGCAACATTTTTATCTTTTAACTTCAGTCTTCCTAGCAACATCTCCTCCCTAAACATAAACACAAAGTTTATTGTGCTCCCGTCTTTATCGGCGGCGAGCAGTGGCATAGCCGCGACAGTGGTTGCCGGCAGGGGCGAAGACGCGGAGGCCCCAGCCGGCTAGAGCACAAGAAAGAACATGCGGTACTAAAGTAAGCGCGTACCTATGCCTTGGCCATATGCACCAGCATACACTGCAGGAACACCCTTGAGAATAGCCGAAAGGAaaacaaagaggagaaggaggaggagggggcacTGCCGCTTCCTGATGAGGTGATCCATTGCAGGCCAGATTAATTGGTATCAGCCAACGGCAGCAGATCGGCTAGCGTAAAGCTGCACTTGGCGAGCGTATCATTTGGTAGCTCCGTTTGCCTACCTCGCATCGCATCTCGTCATCTTCTCGGAAAACCAGTTCAGCCTTCCTAAACTAAAAGTGGTCGAGAGAGAAGAGAATAAAGGGAGGACAGGAATACGTGTGGAGGCAGAGATACTTCCTATCTCTACCTACCGGAGGGATATAATAAGTCCGTGTGGGTGATCCACATGTGACCTCGCTGGTTGTTTCTGTTTTCGGTGAGCCATGGTGCGGAGCTACCGTCATTTTCTAGCGAAATTACCAAAcagtactctcttggatccataatAAGTATCGGAAATTCAGTAGTACCATTTTGTGTTTTCACAAGAAAATCCACCATAATCTTCGAAGTTTTTGCAAATGCGAAAATCACTAAATACGAACTGGCAACGAATTATCCGAGACAACCTTCACAGGATGGAGGGAAGTATTACTttagatatatatatatctatatatttTTTAAACTCAAGTCCTTGGTCCACCTAAGAAAATTAGGTCTGCCAGGTGGGCTCTCCGGTCAGAATTGATGTCAATACGCGTTCAGATCTCACTAGTACCGAACCGAGACCTAGAGCTGGTTATCGTCTATAGTTTTCAGACGACTCTCATATCCGGCTCAAGCCCTCAGTCTCTAATAACAAGCCACTCTAAGACGGTTTCCTTTACACCTCAAAGAATAGAACCCTCAAAATGGTCGGAAACCGGAACCGTCTCCGACATTATGAACCCTGAGACGGGTTCTTTTCATGTCCGCTTGCAAAAATTCTAGGCGCTCAAACGGCTTGGATAGTTTAATTCGAACTCAGTCATAACAGACATGCCACATTCATATGATTCAACAACAATAAGTTATACACAGATTGGTCGGCCGATGTGAAGCGTTTTTCTTGATAAAAAGGTGGGGCTTTGGGACACGAATTTTTTGTACATGGGTGTTATGCACTCCATATACTCCAAAATTCGTAGTGATGTCAAATATAAAAAAATACAAATTCTCTTGGAAACAAAAGGTGATCTAATATTGTACTCATATAAAAATGTTTGGGCTCGAAAGATAAGTTTATGACGAATATAGCATGAATAGTATATAGACATGCATGGAGCTTGTTTGATTTTATCTTTTTTGCCAAGTTTACTGTGGAAATCATTTCGAGCCAGATATTTTTATACGAGTAATGCTTGATCATCTTTGGTTACAAAAAGGATTCGATTTTTTTTGTCCTTTTCTGAATTACTATTTTCTAAAAATATCATGTGTGCTTGGCACCTATGAGTAAGGATATGTATTTTCCTGGGGATTTAGCCCtttatttgcaaaaaaaaaatcaccAGCAACTTACAGATGGAATTAGGAACTTTTTTTAAAAAAGTTATTACCAGGAACTTCTTTTTCTGAAAAAGAAATGACTAGCTAGGAACTTTGACACTCCAGTCTACTGGGATTGATTATCTAGCCGGAGTGTAACTAGTTGCAAGTTGTAGATATATAAAATTGTCACACCTATTTTAGAACGGAGGATACTTAGGAAATCGAGTGTTACGTTTCAGTTCTTATTTAGAATCACTAGAGCCGTACGATGCATACCTTATATATATGTACGTGCAATATACAGGCACGTGTTAGCGTTGATCCCTCATGAACAGCTTGCCAAGCTATACATAGGCTACATACATAGCAGGCAGTATACGTGCGGTGCTTCATCAGTTGGCGTAGCCGATGCTGATGCCGCCGACGGTGACCAGCTCGCCGCCGCacctgggcacgagcgacacgacgACCGTCTTGTCGCCGTCGGCTCCGATGGTGTCCATGAGGTCGCAGACGCCGAACCTGGCCACCGTCTTGACCGACCCTTTCTTCTTGTTCTGGCGGATCATGTGCGGCGTGAGGGCGACGCTCCCGGCGCAGTACCCTGTGGCCGCCCCGGCTCCGCTCTGAGGCTCGTTCACCAGCACGTCGAACTTGACGTACTTGAAGTGGTCGGCGATCTCGATGCCCTCGACGATCAGCACCTCTTCAGATGCCTCCTTCTCCTCGGGGCTCCTGGACACCTCCGGCCTCGTCACGGTCACACGCACGGTCTTGTCCAAAGTTGCTGGGAAAGAACCGGCGGCGGGCGCGGGCGTGGCGGCGGACTGCTTGGCCGGCTTGGCGTCAAGCCACGGCAGGCCGACGTCCTGGTACGCGTAGCCCATGGCGGCGGGGTCGAGGCAGTCGCGGACACGGACGCGCACGAGGCGGGCGTCCTCGTCGTAGAAGAGGAATGCGGCGTCGAGCCAGTCGGCGTCGGCGAAGTCGACGTTGACCCCCGGGCGGAGGCCGCGCCAGACATGCCACAGGCGATCGACGTTGCCGTGGTGCGCGAAGAAGATGGGGTCGCGCGCGGCGGAGTAGAAGTTGCCCATGTCCTCGCCATTGGGCTGGCGAGGGTCCCCCGTCCAGCGGTGCACCGGGTTGTGCGGCACGTTCTCGACGGAGCCCGCGCCCGGGTCCGGCGCGTCGCCGGCGCGGTAGGGCTGGCCCAGGAAGAGCTGCGTCTTCTTGGCGCCCGACACCATCTGGCGGTACATGATCTTGAGGTTCTGGTCGATCTCCTCGTCGGTCGGGATGCTGGGGTCTGTACCGTCGTAGTCGAGGTCGAGCGGGAACGGCGGCTGGTGGGCGGGGTTGCGCCTCTCGTCGTAGAGCGGCGAGGAAGTGTTGGCGTAGATCGGTGGTAGCGTCATGCCGGCCGGCGCGTCCCAGTTCCAGAAGGGCAGCGCGAAGGTGTCGTCGCCAATGAGCTTGCCGAGGATCCGCTCGTGGAAGTAGAGGTAGAACCTAGTCATGCTTACGATTCGTCAGGTCAAGGGCAGTGACAACTGACAAGTAACGGGTCATTCGGCTAGGGCACACGATAGGTAG
This region of Lolium perenne isolate Kyuss_39 chromosome 2, Kyuss_2.0, whole genome shotgun sequence genomic DNA includes:
- the LOC127330642 gene encoding polyphenol oxidase I, chloroplastic-like, whose translation is MEIGTASVIPRSATPRPRTPCSPQALGRNRAVLLRDVARPPRRLTCGAAGGGGRSVDRRDVLLGLGGAAAAGLGTQRGRGAAIAAPIQAPDLPNCHPPDLPNTAPDTNCCPAYGTGIVDFQLPQQGSTPLRVRPAAHLVDAEYLAKYERAVELMKQLPADDPRSFEQQWRVHCAYCDGAYDQVGFPDLELQIHNCWLFFPWHRFYLYFHERILGKLIGDDTFALPFWNWDAPAGMTLPPIYANTSSPLYDERRNPAHQPPFPLDLDYDGTDPSIPTDEEIDQNLKIMYRQMVSGAKKTQLFLGQPYRAGDAPDPGAGSVENVPHNPVHRWTGDPRQPNGEDMGNFYSAARDPIFFAHHGNVDRLWHVWRGLRPGVNVDFADADWLDAAFLFYDEDARLVRVRVRDCLDPAAMGYAYQDVGLPWLDAKPAKQSAATPAPAAGSFPATLDKTVRVTVTRPEVSRSPEEKEASEEVLIVEGIEIADHFKYVKFDVLVNEPQSGAGAATGYCAGSVALTPHMIRQNKKKGSVKTVARFGVCDLMDTIGADGDKTVVVSLVPRCGGELVTVGGISIGYAN